One Leclercia pneumoniae genomic region harbors:
- the panM gene encoding aspartate 1-decarboxylase autocleavage activator PanM — protein sequence MKLTIIRLVTFSDQDHIDLGKIWPEYSPSSLNVDDTHRIYAARFNERLLAAVRVTLSGTQGALDSLRVRDVTRRRGVGQYLIEEVIRDNPSVTSWWMADVGVEDRGVMAAFMQALGFTAQTNGWEKR from the coding sequence ATGAAACTGACTATCATTCGTCTGGTGACCTTTAGCGACCAGGATCATATCGACCTGGGCAAAATCTGGCCGGAATACTCCCCCTCTTCTCTGAACGTTGATGACACCCATCGTATTTACGCTGCCCGTTTTAACGAACGTCTGCTGGCCGCCGTTCGCGTGACCCTGAGCGGTACGCAGGGCGCGCTGGACTCGCTGCGCGTGCGTGACGTGACCCGCCGTCGTGGCGTGGGGCAGTATTTGATTGAAGAGGTGATCCGCGATAACCCGAGCGTGACGTCATGGTGGATGGCGGATGTCGGTGTGGAGGACCGCGGCGTGATGGCGGCATTTATGCAGGCTTTAGGGTTTACGGCGCAGACCAATGGGTGGGAGAAGCGCTAG
- the livJ gene encoding branched chain amino acid ABC transporter substrate-binding protein LivJ has translation MNMKGKALLAGCIALAFSTMAQADIKVAVVGAMSGPVAQYGDQEFTGAEQAVADINAKGGIKGEKLQIVKYDDACDPKQAVAVANKVVNDGIKYVIGHLCSSSTQPASDIYEDEGILMITPAATAPELTSRGYKLTLRTTGLDSDQGPTAAKYILEKVKPQRIAIVHDKQQYGEGLARAVQDNLKKANANVVFFDGITAGEKDFSTLVARLKKENIDFVYYGGYHPEMGQILRQARAAGLKTQFMGPEGVANVSLSNIAGESAEGLLVTKPKNYDQVPANKPIVDAIKAKKQDPSGAFVWTTYAALQSLQAGLNQSADPAEIATWLKANSVETVMGPLSWDEKGDLKGFEFGVFDWHANGTATDAK, from the coding sequence ATGAACATGAAGGGTAAAGCGTTACTGGCAGGATGTATCGCGCTGGCATTCAGCACCATGGCCCAGGCAGATATCAAAGTGGCGGTTGTGGGCGCCATGTCCGGCCCGGTAGCACAGTACGGCGATCAGGAGTTTACGGGCGCAGAGCAGGCGGTTGCAGACATTAATGCCAAAGGCGGCATCAAAGGCGAAAAACTGCAGATCGTAAAATATGATGACGCCTGTGACCCGAAACAAGCGGTCGCGGTAGCGAACAAAGTGGTAAACGATGGGATTAAATACGTTATCGGCCACCTGTGCTCCTCATCCACGCAGCCTGCGTCTGATATCTACGAAGACGAAGGCATTCTGATGATTACCCCGGCAGCTACCGCACCGGAGCTGACTTCACGTGGTTACAAACTGACCCTGCGTACCACCGGTCTGGACTCCGACCAGGGGCCAACCGCGGCGAAATACATTCTGGAAAAAGTGAAGCCACAGCGTATCGCTATCGTTCACGACAAACAGCAGTACGGTGAAGGCCTGGCGCGCGCGGTGCAGGATAACCTGAAAAAAGCCAACGCCAATGTGGTCTTCTTTGACGGTATTACCGCCGGTGAGAAAGACTTCTCTACGCTGGTGGCGCGTCTGAAGAAAGAGAATATCGATTTCGTCTACTACGGTGGTTATCACCCGGAGATGGGCCAGATCCTGCGTCAGGCACGCGCTGCCGGTCTGAAAACCCAGTTTATGGGTCCGGAAGGGGTTGCGAACGTCTCCCTGTCTAACATTGCGGGTGAGTCTGCCGAAGGTCTGCTGGTGACCAAGCCGAAGAACTACGACCAGGTGCCTGCGAACAAACCGATCGTAGATGCGATCAAGGCGAAGAAACAGGATCCAAGCGGCGCGTTCGTCTGGACTACCTACGCGGCGCTGCAGTCTCTGCAGGCGGGTCTGAACCAGTCCGCCGATCCGGCTGAGATTGCTACCTGGCTGAAAGCGAACTCCGTTGAAACCGTGATGGGGCCACTGTCATGGGATGAGAAGGGCGACCTGAAGGGCTTCGAGTTCGGCGTGTTTGACTGGCATGCTAACGGTACGGCGACCGACGCTAAGTAA
- a CDS encoding 4-aminobutyrate--2-oxoglutarate transaminase, whose product MNNKELNDRRLQATPRGIGVMCNFYADKAENATVWDVEGNEYIDFAAGIAVLNTGHRHPKVIAAIEKQLHAFTHTAYQIVPYEGYVALAERINARVPIDGPAKTAFFSTGAEAVENAVKIARAWTRRPGLITFGGAFHGRTFMTMALTGKVAPYKLGFGPFPGSVYHAQFPNELHGVSTAEALQSVERLFKTDIAPDQVAAIIIEPVQGEGGFNVAPEDFMLGLRAICDNHGILLIADEVQTGFARTGKLFSMEHHRVKADLITMAKSLAGGMPLSAVSGRAEVMDAPAPGGLGGTYAGNPLAIAAAHAVLDVIDEEDLCARAAHLGHHLVEVLNNAKESCPYIADIRAQGSMVAVEFNDPQTGQPSPEFTRQVQERALKEGLLLLSCGVYGNVIRFLYPLTLPEAQFRKALDIISAALTR is encoded by the coding sequence GTGAACAACAAAGAACTGAATGACCGGCGCTTGCAGGCCACGCCGCGCGGCATTGGGGTGATGTGTAACTTCTATGCCGATAAAGCCGAAAACGCCACGGTGTGGGACGTGGAAGGCAACGAATACATCGACTTCGCCGCCGGGATCGCGGTGCTGAACACTGGCCATCGTCATCCAAAAGTCATCGCCGCCATCGAAAAACAGCTTCACGCCTTTACGCATACCGCCTACCAGATTGTCCCGTACGAAGGCTATGTCGCCCTCGCAGAGCGCATTAATGCCCGCGTGCCGATCGACGGGCCGGCCAAAACCGCCTTCTTCTCAACCGGCGCAGAAGCGGTTGAAAATGCGGTGAAGATTGCCCGCGCCTGGACCCGTCGTCCAGGCCTAATCACCTTTGGCGGTGCCTTCCATGGCCGCACCTTTATGACCATGGCCCTCACGGGCAAAGTGGCACCCTATAAACTGGGATTCGGTCCTTTCCCCGGCTCGGTCTACCATGCGCAATTTCCCAACGAACTGCACGGGGTAAGCACCGCTGAGGCGCTGCAAAGCGTGGAACGCCTGTTTAAAACCGACATCGCCCCGGATCAGGTGGCAGCCATCATCATTGAACCGGTGCAGGGCGAAGGCGGGTTCAACGTGGCCCCCGAAGATTTTATGCTGGGGCTGCGCGCCATCTGCGATAACCACGGCATTTTGCTGATTGCCGATGAAGTCCAAACGGGCTTTGCCCGTACCGGCAAACTCTTCTCAATGGAACATCACCGCGTGAAGGCGGATCTCATCACCATGGCGAAAAGCCTGGCGGGCGGGATGCCGCTCTCGGCGGTCTCGGGGCGCGCAGAGGTGATGGACGCCCCCGCGCCGGGCGGGCTGGGCGGCACCTATGCGGGTAATCCGCTGGCGATTGCTGCAGCCCATGCGGTGCTGGACGTGATCGATGAAGAGGATCTCTGCGCTCGTGCGGCGCATCTCGGCCATCATCTGGTGGAAGTGCTGAACAACGCCAAAGAGAGTTGCCCTTATATCGCTGATATCCGTGCTCAGGGCTCAATGGTGGCGGTGGAGTTCAACGACCCGCAAACCGGACAGCCCTCGCCGGAATTTACGCGGCAGGTCCAGGAGCGCGCCCTGAAAGAGGGGCTACTGCTGCTAAGTTGCGGCGTGTATGGCAACGTGATTCGTTTCCTTTATCCGCTTACCCTTCCCGAAGCTCAGTTCCGTAAAGCGCTGGATATTATTTCTGCGGCGCTGACACGTTAA
- the rpoH gene encoding RNA polymerase sigma factor RpoH: MTKEMQTLALAPVGNLESYIRAANTWPMLTAEEEKELAEKLHYQGDLEAAKTLILSHLRFVVHVARNYSGYGLPQADLIQEGNIGLMKAVRRFNPEVGVRLVSFAVHWIKAEIHEYVLRNWRIVKVATTKAQRKLFFNLRKTKQRLGWFNQDEVEMVARELGVTSKDVREMESRMAAQDMTFDMSSDDDASDSQPMAPVLYLQDKTSNFADGIEEDNWEDQAANKLSFAMEGLDERSQDIIRARWLDEENKSTLQELADRYGVSAERVRQLEKNAMKKLRAAIEA; this comes from the coding sequence ATGACCAAAGAAATGCAAACTTTAGCTTTAGCCCCTGTTGGTAACCTGGAGTCTTACATCCGGGCTGCGAACACCTGGCCGATGTTAACGGCCGAGGAAGAAAAGGAGCTTGCTGAAAAGCTGCATTACCAGGGCGATCTGGAAGCAGCTAAGACGCTGATCCTGTCTCACCTGCGCTTTGTTGTTCACGTTGCTCGTAATTACTCGGGCTACGGCCTGCCGCAGGCGGACTTGATTCAGGAAGGTAACATTGGCCTGATGAAGGCTGTACGTCGCTTTAACCCGGAAGTGGGTGTGCGACTGGTCTCCTTCGCCGTGCACTGGATCAAAGCGGAAATTCACGAATACGTACTGCGTAACTGGCGTATCGTGAAGGTCGCCACGACGAAAGCGCAACGCAAACTCTTCTTTAACCTGCGTAAAACCAAGCAGCGTCTGGGCTGGTTTAATCAGGATGAAGTGGAAATGGTGGCGCGCGAGCTGGGTGTAACCAGTAAAGACGTGCGTGAGATGGAATCCCGTATGGCCGCCCAGGACATGACCTTTGACATGTCTTCCGACGACGATGCGTCCGACAGCCAGCCGATGGCACCGGTTCTGTATCTACAGGATAAAACCTCTAACTTTGCTGACGGCATTGAAGAGGACAACTGGGAAGATCAGGCCGCCAACAAGCTGAGCTTTGCGATGGAAGGCCTCGACGAGCGTAGCCAGGATATTATCCGCGCCCGCTGGCTGGACGAAGAGAACAAGTCCACCCTGCAGGAGCTGGCCGACCGCTACGGCGTCTCCGCTGAACGTGTGCGTCAGCTTGAAAAGAACGCCATGAAAAAACTTCGCGCCGCTATTGAAGCGTAA
- the ftsX gene encoding permease-like cell division protein FtsX, with translation MNKRDAINQIRQFGSKFDRFRKPHSGGDGNRNQPRRAKAAPKPNSRKTNVFNEQVRYAFQGALQDLKSKPLATFLTVMVIAISLTLPSVCYMVYKNVNQAASQYYPSPQITVYLDKALDDNAAAQVVGQIQAEQGVEKVNYLSREEALGEFRNWSGFGGALDMLEENPLPAVAVVIPKIDFQGTDSLNTLRDRVSRINGIDEVRMDDSWFARLTALTGLVGRVAAMIGVLMVAAVFLVIGNSVRLSIFARRDTINVQKLIGATDGFILRPFLYGGALLGFTGAFLSLILSEILVMRLSSAVTEVAQVFGTKFDISGLGFDECLLLLLVCSMIGWVAAWLATVQHLRRFTPE, from the coding sequence GTGAATAAGCGCGACGCAATCAACCAGATCCGCCAGTTTGGCAGCAAATTCGACCGTTTCCGCAAACCGCATAGCGGAGGTGACGGCAATCGCAATCAACCGAGACGTGCGAAAGCCGCCCCGAAACCAAACTCGCGAAAAACTAACGTCTTTAACGAGCAGGTTCGCTACGCCTTCCAGGGCGCACTGCAGGATCTGAAGAGCAAGCCGCTGGCGACCTTCCTCACGGTGATGGTGATTGCCATCTCCCTGACGCTGCCCAGCGTCTGCTACATGGTCTACAAAAACGTAAACCAGGCGGCGTCGCAGTATTACCCATCGCCGCAAATCACCGTCTACCTTGATAAAGCGCTCGACGACAACGCTGCGGCGCAGGTTGTGGGGCAGATCCAGGCCGAGCAGGGGGTAGAGAAGGTTAACTACCTTTCGCGTGAAGAGGCGCTGGGGGAGTTCCGTAACTGGTCTGGCTTTGGCGGCGCGCTGGATATGCTGGAAGAGAACCCGTTACCCGCCGTGGCGGTGGTGATCCCGAAAATCGATTTCCAGGGCACGGATTCGTTGAACACGCTGCGTGACCGGGTTTCCCGCATTAACGGTATCGATGAAGTGCGCATGGACGATAGCTGGTTCGCGCGCCTGACGGCGCTTACCGGGCTGGTGGGGCGCGTGGCGGCAATGATTGGCGTGCTGATGGTCGCGGCGGTGTTCCTCGTCATTGGTAACAGCGTGCGTCTGAGCATCTTTGCCCGTCGCGATACCATCAACGTGCAAAAGCTGATCGGCGCAACGGATGGCTTTATCCTGCGTCCATTCCTCTACGGCGGGGCGTTGCTCGGTTTTACCGGCGCATTTCTTTCACTGATATTGTCAGAAATTTTGGTGATGCGGCTCTCTTCTGCCGTTACTGAAGTGGCGCAGGTTTTCGGAACTAAGTTTGATATCAGTGGCTTAGGGTTCGATGAGTGCCTGTTATTACTGCTGGTTTGCTCAATGATTGGGTGGGTCGCAGCCTGGCTTGCTACCGTCCAACATTTACGTCGCTTTACTCCGGAATAA
- the ftsE gene encoding cell division ATP-binding protein FtsE, which produces MIRFEHVSKAYLGGRQALQGVTFHLQPGEMAFLTGHSGAGKSTLLKLICGIERPSAGKIWFSGHDISRLKNREVPFLRRQIGMIFQDHHLLMDRTVFDNVAIPLIIAGASYDDIRRRVSAALDKVGLLDKAKNFPIQLSGGEQQRVGIARAVVNKPAVLLADEPTGNLDEALSEGILRLFEEFNRVGVTVLMATHDLGLISRRSYRMLTLSDGHLHGGLGE; this is translated from the coding sequence ATGATTCGCTTTGAACACGTCAGCAAGGCCTATCTCGGTGGGAGACAAGCGCTGCAGGGGGTTACCTTCCACCTGCAGCCGGGCGAGATGGCATTCCTGACCGGCCATTCCGGCGCGGGGAAAAGTACCCTGCTCAAGCTGATCTGTGGGATCGAACGGCCAAGCGCCGGGAAAATCTGGTTTAGCGGCCACGATATTAGCCGTCTGAAAAACCGTGAAGTGCCGTTTCTGCGTCGTCAGATCGGCATGATTTTCCAGGATCACCATCTGCTGATGGATCGCACCGTTTTCGATAACGTGGCGATCCCGCTGATTATTGCCGGGGCCAGCTATGATGATATCCGTCGTCGCGTCTCTGCGGCGCTGGACAAGGTTGGGCTGCTGGACAAAGCGAAGAACTTTCCGATTCAGCTTTCCGGCGGTGAACAGCAGCGCGTGGGCATCGCCCGGGCGGTGGTGAACAAACCTGCCGTTCTGCTGGCGGATGAACCGACCGGAAACCTGGACGAAGCCCTCTCCGAAGGGATTTTGCGTCTGTTTGAGGAGTTTAACCGCGTTGGGGTGACGGTATTGATGGCGACGCACGATTTGGGCCTTATCTCCCGTCGTTCGTACCGCATGCTGACGCTCAGCGACGGGCACCTGCACGGAGGCCTTGGTGAATAA
- the ftsY gene encoding signal recognition particle-docking protein FtsY has product MAKEKKRGFFSWLGFGQKEQETEQQVEEQQAVDAQPEPETPVEAIAEPAAEEHAHSKEETEAFAEEVVEVTEQVQESEKPQPVEPEPLPDVEPVEQPEPVTEKKVEPTPQAVIEHEALPLPEEVKAEAVSAEEWQAEAETVEIVDAVEEEAEREPELTDEELEAQALAAEAAEEAVMVVPVEAQPEDEAVQEQEKPTKEGFFARLKRSLLKTKENLGSGFISLFRGKKIDDDLFEELEEQLLIADVGVETTRKIIASLTEGANRKQLRDAEALYGLLKDEMGEILAKVDEPLNIEGKMPFVILMVGVNGVGKTTTIGKLARQFEQQGKSVMLAAGDTFRAAAVEQLQVWGQRNNIPVIAQHTGADSASVIFDAIQAAKARNVDVLIADTAGRLQNKSHLMEELKKIVRVMKKLDEDAPHEIMLTIDASTGQNAISQAKLFHEAVGLTGITLTKLDGTAKGGVIFSVADQFGIPIRYIGVGERIEDLRPFKSDDFIEALFARED; this is encoded by the coding sequence ATGGCAAAAGAGAAAAAACGTGGCTTCTTTTCCTGGCTGGGCTTTGGGCAGAAAGAGCAGGAAACCGAACAGCAGGTTGAAGAGCAACAGGCTGTTGACGCGCAGCCCGAGCCTGAAACGCCAGTAGAAGCGATTGCTGAACCCGCAGCGGAAGAGCACGCTCATTCGAAAGAAGAGACAGAGGCCTTTGCCGAAGAGGTTGTCGAGGTCACGGAGCAGGTGCAGGAGAGCGAAAAACCGCAGCCGGTTGAGCCTGAGCCTCTTCCTGACGTTGAGCCTGTCGAACAACCAGAGCCGGTAACCGAGAAGAAGGTTGAGCCAACCCCGCAGGCGGTTATCGAACACGAAGCGCTGCCGCTGCCGGAAGAGGTGAAAGCCGAAGCGGTGTCAGCTGAAGAGTGGCAGGCCGAAGCGGAAACTGTCGAGATTGTCGACGCGGTGGAAGAGGAAGCAGAACGCGAGCCGGAACTCACCGACGAAGAGCTGGAAGCCCAGGCGCTGGCAGCCGAGGCCGCTGAAGAAGCGGTCATGGTCGTGCCAGTTGAAGCGCAGCCAGAAGATGAGGCCGTGCAGGAGCAAGAAAAACCGACGAAAGAGGGGTTCTTCGCCCGTCTGAAGCGCAGCTTGCTTAAAACTAAAGAAAACCTCGGTTCCGGATTTATCAGCCTGTTCCGCGGCAAAAAAATCGACGATGATCTGTTTGAAGAGCTGGAAGAACAGCTGCTGATTGCCGACGTCGGTGTTGAGACCACGCGAAAAATCATCGCCAGTCTCACCGAAGGCGCAAACCGCAAACAGCTGCGCGATGCTGAAGCGCTGTACGGTCTGCTGAAAGACGAGATGGGTGAAATCCTCGCAAAAGTTGACGAACCGCTTAATATTGAAGGCAAAATGCCCTTTGTTATTCTGATGGTTGGCGTTAACGGCGTAGGGAAAACCACCACCATCGGTAAGCTGGCGCGTCAGTTCGAGCAGCAGGGCAAATCGGTGATGCTGGCGGCGGGCGATACCTTCCGTGCGGCCGCGGTTGAGCAGCTGCAGGTGTGGGGCCAGCGCAACAACATTCCGGTCATTGCTCAGCATACTGGCGCAGACTCCGCCTCCGTGATCTTCGACGCCATCCAGGCCGCGAAGGCGCGTAACGTGGATGTGTTGATTGCCGATACCGCCGGGCGCTTGCAGAACAAATCGCACCTGATGGAAGAGCTGAAGAAGATCGTTCGCGTCATGAAGAAGCTGGATGAAGACGCACCGCATGAAATTATGCTGACCATTGACGCCAGCACCGGACAAAACGCCATTAGCCAGGCGAAATTGTTCCATGAAGCGGTAGGGTTGACCGGTATTACGCTGACAAAACTGGACGGCACCGCAAAAGGCGGGGTAATTTTCTCCGTGGCAGATCAGTTCGGTATTCCTATCCGCTACATTGGTGTTGGCGAACGTATCGAGGATTTGCGTCCGTTTAAATCGGACGACTTTATTGAGGCACTATTTGCCCGAGAGGATTAA
- the rsmD gene encoding 16S rRNA (guanine(966)-N(2))-methyltransferase: MKKPNRAAAGQIRIIGGQWRGRKLPVPDSPGLRPTTDRVRETLFNWLAPSMADARCLDCFAGSGALGLEALSRYASSAILLEMERGVAQQLQQNLATLKASHAKVVNTNTLTFLAQPGTPHDVVFVDPPFRKGLLEETLALLENNGWLADNALIYVESEVENGLPPVPVHWDLHREKVAGQVAYRLYHRQSQGETDAGSD, from the coding sequence ATGAAGAAACCCAACCGTGCTGCGGCCGGTCAGATACGTATCATCGGCGGCCAGTGGCGAGGCCGTAAACTTCCGGTGCCGGATAGTCCCGGCCTGCGCCCCACCACCGACCGCGTGCGTGAGACGCTGTTTAACTGGCTGGCACCGTCGATGGCCGATGCCCGTTGCCTGGATTGCTTTGCCGGCAGCGGCGCGCTGGGGCTGGAAGCCCTCTCCCGCTATGCCTCCAGCGCCATTCTGCTGGAGATGGAGCGCGGCGTAGCGCAGCAGCTACAGCAAAACCTTGCAACCCTGAAGGCGAGCCATGCCAAAGTGGTGAATACCAACACGCTCACCTTCCTCGCGCAACCCGGCACGCCGCACGATGTGGTCTTTGTCGATCCGCCGTTTCGTAAAGGGTTGCTGGAAGAGACATTAGCATTACTGGAAAACAACGGCTGGCTAGCAGATAACGCGCTAATCTACGTAGAGAGTGAAGTGGAAAACGGCCTGCCGCCGGTGCCCGTACACTGGGATCTGCACCGGGAAAAAGTGGCCGGTCAGGTGGCTTATCGTCTTTATCACCGACAATCACAAGGAGAGACCGATGCCGGTTCTGATTAA
- a CDS encoding DUF1145 family protein, which produces MPVLINLGRLLMLGVWAFLILNLVHPFPRPMNIFVNVALIFTSFMHALQMVMLKNGLPKDGPQMTAWQQVRVFIFGVFELLMWMKKFKAQVKK; this is translated from the coding sequence ATGCCGGTTCTGATTAATCTGGGGCGTTTGCTGATGCTGGGGGTCTGGGCATTTTTGATCCTCAATCTGGTGCACCCTTTCCCGCGTCCAATGAACATCTTTGTTAACGTAGCGCTGATTTTCACTTCGTTTATGCACGCCCTGCAGATGGTGATGCTGAAAAACGGCCTGCCAAAAGATGGCCCACAAATGACTGCCTGGCAGCAAGTACGGGTCTTTATTTTCGGCGTGTTTGAACTGCTGATGTGGATGAAGAAGTTTAAGGCGCAGGTGAAGAAGTAA
- a CDS encoding DUF2500 domain-containing protein: protein MSKMPLFFIIVVAIIVIAASFRFVQQRREKADNDAAPLLQKRVVVSNKREKPINDRRSRQQQVTPAGTAVRYEASFRPQTGGLEMTFRLEAQQYHQLTVGEKGVLSYKGARFEGFEPEQ, encoded by the coding sequence ATGAGTAAGATGCCGCTTTTTTTCATTATCGTGGTGGCGATTATTGTCATTGCCGCCTCGTTTCGCTTCGTGCAGCAGCGCCGCGAGAAGGCAGATAATGATGCTGCGCCACTGCTGCAAAAGCGCGTGGTGGTGAGCAATAAACGTGAGAAACCCATTAACGATCGCCGTTCACGCCAGCAGCAGGTGACGCCTGCCGGAACCGCCGTGCGCTATGAAGCGAGCTTCAGGCCGCAGACCGGAGGGCTGGAGATGACCTTCCGCCTGGAGGCGCAGCAGTATCATCAACTGACGGTGGGGGAGAAAGGGGTGTTGAGTTACAAAGGAGCGCGGTTTGAAGGATTTGAACCAGAGCAGTAA
- a CDS encoding lysoplasmalogenase — MLWSFIAVCFSAWLYVDASYRGPAWQRWLFKPVTLLLLLLLAWQAPMFNAVSYLVLAGLCASLVGDALTLLPRQRLLYAVGAFFLSHLLYTIYFASQMTLSFFWPLPLALLVIGALLIAVIWTRLEEMRWPVCTFIAMTLVMVWLAGELWFFRPTAPAMSAFFGATLLLIGNIVWLGSHYRSRFRADNAIAAACYFAGHFLIVRSLYI, encoded by the coding sequence ATGCTTTGGTCATTTATCGCTGTCTGTTTTTCCGCATGGCTTTACGTCGATGCGTCTTACCGTGGCCCAGCCTGGCAGCGCTGGTTGTTTAAACCCGTCACGCTGCTGCTGTTATTACTCCTTGCCTGGCAGGCGCCTATGTTCAACGCCGTCAGCTATCTGGTGCTCGCCGGACTGTGCGCCTCGCTGGTGGGTGATGCGTTAACACTTCTTCCGCGCCAGCGGCTGCTCTATGCCGTAGGGGCGTTCTTCCTGTCGCATCTGCTCTATACCATCTATTTCGCCAGCCAGATGACGCTCTCCTTCTTCTGGCCGCTACCGCTGGCGCTGCTGGTTATTGGGGCGCTGTTGATTGCGGTGATCTGGACGCGGCTGGAGGAGATGCGCTGGCCCGTTTGCACCTTTATTGCCATGACGCTGGTGATGGTCTGGCTGGCGGGTGAACTGTGGTTCTTCCGTCCAACGGCCCCGGCAATGTCAGCCTTCTTCGGTGCGACCCTGCTGCTTATCGGGAATATCGTCTGGCTGGGCAGCCACTATCGTAGCCGTTTCCGGGCTGATAACGCGATTGCTGCCGCCTGCTACTTCGCCGGGCACTTCCTGATCGTGCGTTCGCTCTATATTTAA